The following coding sequences lie in one Lolium perenne isolate Kyuss_39 chromosome 2, Kyuss_2.0, whole genome shotgun sequence genomic window:
- the LOC127332958 gene encoding protein neprosin, with protein MARASSRRCLAVLFAVAVAALLFSACCAEGAAAAGGKATPQRRQLLRQRHVEYHLRRLNKPPVASIESPDGDVIDCVPISSQPAFDHPFLKDHTIQTRPAYHPEGLYDESKVASSHKDKQKITQMWHQNGMCQENTIPIRRTKKEDVLRASSIKRYGKKMHKSTPNPSSVEPDMLNESGHQHAIAYVEGDKYYGAKATINVWKPSIQQGNEFSLSQLWILGGSFGQDLNSIEAGWQVSPDLYGDNNTRLFTYWTSDAYQATGCYNLLCSGFIQTNNQIAMGASIFPISNYGGSQYDINILVWKDPKEGNWWLQFGNDYVLGYWPSFLFSYLADSASMIEWGGEVVNTEPDGSHTSTQMGSGHFPEEGFGKSSYFKNIQVVDSTNNLKAPRGIGSYTEQSNCYDVQNGNNGDWGTYFYYGGPGKNPNCP; from the exons ATGGCTCGCGCGTCCTCCCGCCGGTGCCTCGCCGTGCTATTCGCTGTTGCGGTGGCGGCTCTCCTCTTCTCGGCCTGCTGCGCCgagggagcggcggcggcgggcggcaagGCGACGCCGCAGCGGAGGCAGCTGCTGCGGCAGCGGCACGTGGAGTACCACCTCAGGCGGCTCAACAAGCCGCCGGTCGCCAGCATTGAG AGCCCGGATGGAGACGTCATAGACTGTGTGCCCATCTCCAGCCAGCCTGCGTTCGACCACCCTTTCCTCAAGGATCACACCATCCAG aCAAGGCCTGCTTACCACCCAGAAGGCCTGTATGATGAGTCCAAGGTTGCATCATCCCACAAGGACAAGCAGAAAATCACCCAAATGTGGCACCAGAATGGCATGTGTCAAGAGAACACCATACCAATCAGGAGGACCAAGAAGGAGGATGTCCTCAGGGCCAGCTCCATCAAGAGGTATGGCAAGAAGATGCACAAGAGCACCCCAAACCCATCGTCTGTTGAGCCTGACATGCTCAATGAGAGTGGCCACCAG CATGCCATAGCATATGTGGAGGGGGATAAGTACTATGGAGCCAAGGCCACCATCAATGTGTGGAAGCCAAGCATTCAGCAGGGCAATGAGTTCAGCCTTTCCCAGCTTTGGATCTTGGGAGGCTCTTTTGGGCAGGACCTCAACAGCATTGAAGCAGGATGGCAG GTCAGCCCAGACTTGTATGGAGACAACAACACTAGACTCTTTACCTACTGGACG AGCGATGCGTATCAAGCAACAGGGTGCTACAACCTGCTCTGCTCTGGATTCATACAGACAAACAACCAGATAGCCATGGGCGCCAGCATCTTCCCTATTTCCAACTATGGTGGCTCCCAATATGATATCAATATTTTGGTCTGGAAG GACCCAAAGGAGGGCAATTGGTGGCTGCAATTTGGCAATGACTACGTCTTGGGTTACTGgccctccttcctcttctcctacTTGGCGGACAGCGCCTCCATGATCGAGTGGGGCGGCGAGGTGGTGAACACGGAGCCCGACGGCAGCCACACCTCCACCCAGATGGGCAGCGGCCACTTCCCGGAAGAAGGTTTCGGCAAGTCGAGCTACTTCAAGAACATCCAAGTGGTGGACTCGACCAACAATCTCAAGGCACCAAGGGGAATTGGGTCATACACTGAGCAATCAAATTGCTACGATGTGCAGAACGGTAACAATGGTGACTGGGGCACCTACTTCTACTATGGGGGCCCTGGGAAGAACCCCAACTGTCCATAG